CCCGTGAAAACAGACGATCCAAGTCACTCTCCAGTTCGCCAGCCGCAACCAGTGCCCGTAGCAGGACCGTCTTGGGACAAACGATGCGATCAAATGGTATCTGATAGTGACTTTGAGTCCGGCCTCGAAAGCTGGACTGCTCAAGGTGCTGGTAAGATCGAAAGTGTGTCTCCTGGCTACAAATCTGACAAAGCCTTAGCTTCAACGGGAAGACTCCGTTATTGGAATGGTATTGGCCTCGGCATTTCGCGCCGAAACTACAATGGATGCGTGGAGGCGGGATCCAAGTGGGAAGTGAGTCTGCAAGTCCGTCTGGTCAATCCTGAAACCGGCAAAGGTGTTTCCTGTGATCGCAATCCCACAAGATTTACACCAGCGGACAAAAGAGGCTCCGGTTTTTGCCCCGCGGTGACCCTTTACCTACGTGATGGATCCTGGCGACTAGGCAAGTTTACACTGCGTGACTATACCTCTAGCTGGAATCCCAGCGAGTTCAACGAGCTACGATCTGTATTTGAATTTCCGGCAGGCTCTTCTCAATGGAACGCTGATATTCGGAATTTTATCATAAAGATCGATCAGGCAGACTACGACCTCGAGATGATTGTCGACGACTTTTCGATGAAACGTATCGGCTAAAAAGGAGCCGCAACTCTTCTTTTCCATTCATTGTCGTGTATGGAAAACAGCCATGTACAAGTAAAATCATCGCATCTTTCAAGGAATAGTGCTATTGTGTCTCAAACCGTTTTGACTAATTGCTCAATAGTGCCTTTTTCATTACCGTCCAAGAAATCCGTCAAGTCTAGTGTTAGGATCGCGCCCTCCTGCAATTAATTGTCCGGTATACAGGAGCAATCGGTAGTCATAATCTGCTACCACGTAACAGTAAAAGGATCCACAGTCCAAGATGTTTCATAATCAAGCGAGGACATCAGGACAGACGACCAAATGTCCCACACCCTCGCACTCCATACACTTCCTTTGTTTTTCTCATCCCGGCAAGTCCATAACGGTTCGTTTCGTTCTTTGTTGGACGTAAATACGGAGACAACAGTGATTTTCTATTCTCACGAGAAGTGATTGCACTACTTTTTTAATCATGGGAAAGCAGAAGCGCAATAAACGGCGTTCGAACAACAAAGACCACGCGAAGCAGGGCGCTCCGGCTGACGCCACCAACCCTAACGGCACAACGGGCCCAGCCATTGTGCAACGAATTCGACATGCCGACGCGCGGACCCGCCACGCTGCCCTGTGTGCTTTACTGCACACATGCAATTTTGCCAGTGGTGCAAAATGTTTTCACCGTTCTGTGCTGCAAGCAGTCCGTGATTCGATCATGGACGTGGACCTGGAATGTGCACTGGCGGCCGTAGCGATATTGACCACtactttgcaacaagaagacTCCTCGTCCAAGATGGATCCTACCGTCTCTGCTGGATGGCTTGTTTTGCTGCACGGCCGATTACAGTCCTGTGCGACAGAGGTAGATCAAAAGGATCCCAAGATGTCATTGCCATGGTTGAATTTGGCGTCGTGTTGTTTACAGTGCGCCTGTGTCCTGGTGGAAACCAACAGTTTGGCCTTGGAACGCCTTGTTCCCGAATCTGGCTTGCGGACATCCGAATTGCGGGACGCCTTCTGGCCGAATGTAAGTTCATGGTTATCTCAAGCTCTGCAGCAGGCCGCGGGAGAGGAGGCCAGCGTCGGTACGACTGAAGTTTCGAGGGTTCATTCAGAACACTGGGAAACAATTGCTATTTGGGCTGCTCGCATCTTTCATTCATGCtgggacgacgaagaagctgaTGGCTCTCTGATACAGTCCTGGTATCGCGACCAACGTCAAGACGCCCAAGCAACGTTTCAAGTTTTACATAGAGCGGCAATCTCGCGGACGCATAGTATACCCGTCCCTTGTCGCCTGCATGCAGTGGGAGCTCTCTTATCCGTTGGCAAGAACCCAATTACACTGTCTTCTGGGACGTCTTTTTCCGCGCGGCAAGAGGATGTGAAGTTTGCCAAAGAGGATACGTGGGAGCCCATGTTACTCGACGCATGTATGGGTGTACTCAGAGAGTCCCTACAATGGCACGAAAGTACCGCTTCTCAACTCGTGCAAAAGCTCGCTTATGCGCACGAAGCCTGGAAGGCTCAAGCACAAGATGCCGAACTGGAAAAATCCATCATTTCGTTGCAGCGTCGCAAAAATGAGCCCGCCCGACAGATTGCCCGTAGattgcagcagcaaccgGACAACGTTGACGATAGTGAGCAATGCGAAAAGGGCCGGGGCAAGCTTCCAGTTGACCGGCAAGACAAAGAAACAGTCTACTACGAAGCGGAAGCAACATGGAACCAGCATATCCGAGGACTACAACTAGCCTTAGAAATTACTGCTAACCTCACTAGTGATGCCGGCGCCGCGAGTTATTGTCACGAAGACACGGTTATGACGGAAGATGAGTCATCCGCTACCTCGTTGGACTACCAACTGACGACTTCCCTTTTGCGGCACGACGTACCAATGCAACTGTGGAGACTTCTACGACCGTTGACAGACTACACATTGCAAGTAGATTCCGCTTCCCTGGCGCTCGTAGCTGAAACATGTGGTGACTTGCAATCCAAAGCCGCTCTATGTTTGGGACACGTGTTGGCCAATATTCCATCCTGGGCGCCTCCTGATTCCCTATGGACTGATTTGCAAACTGCCGTTAAACGCACGACAGCGATGGAAGGTCGGCAAGGATTGTGTGCATGTATGGTTGTCTACTTGCGATCACGTGGATATCCTTCGTTGCAAACTTTGCAGCCTTCTGATTTACAGTTTCTACGATCTCTCATTCTTGGTCACGACTACACGCCCTCTGATACTGTTCCACGTGATGCTGTTTGTATGATGGGACTGCTGTTATGCAGCCATCAAACTCACTCGGCCGAGGTGAATGAAGTGTTTGCTCGGACTTTGTTAGAAACAAATGTAAATTCGGGGACTTCAGCCATATTGCTGGCAGAAATTCTGAACACATTTATGGATGTTTATGGCACGGATGCTCATCCAGCGGTCTTTGACAATTTGAATGTCTTGGGTTTTTTTCAAAAATCGATTCCGGCattgaagcaaaagatcTCCATTGCTTCCAGTTGTAGTGCTACTAGAccggaagacttggaagTCTGGAAAGAGGCGGCCACAAATGCAGCCCGGTTTGTGCAGTACAAAAAAGGATATGCTTAGGCGGTGATGTCCAGTTTTAGGATCAAGTGTACTGCATTCTCCGCCAATATTTACTGCATTCATGAAAAAATGTAAAGAAGCAAATGAACAAATGACGAGATAGTCAAATTTCGGATCTCTTGCTCATGAATTGAAGCGAGAATTTGAGCGGATCTCTTCGTGTTCCTTCTACTCCGCAAAAAACCTTCAGCCTTTCTCACCTTAGGCACATGGGAACACATTTTCCATAAGCAAGCATAAACTAATGGCTCAAGCATAATTTTGGATATGCAACGGAGTGCTGTTAGTAGTCGTTTCATTCCATTCTCTACAACAAAAGCTTTTGTTTGTTCAAGAATCAATGTGAAAGTACAATAACCCGACTTTACAGTGCATGATTACAGAGCAAGTAACAAGAGGATGAAATTCGCCACGAGGGTGATCAGACCctgccaaatccactaa
The sequence above is drawn from the Phaeodactylum tricornutum CCAP 1055/1 chromosome 21, whole genome shotgun sequence genome and encodes:
- a CDS encoding predicted protein, with the translated sequence MGKQKRNKRRSNNKDHAKQGAPADATNPNGTTGPAIVQRIRHADARTRHAALCALLHTCNFASGAKCFHRSVLQAVRDSIMDVDLECALAAVAILTTTLQQEDSSSKMDPTVSAGWLVLLHGRLQSCATEVDQKDPKMSLPWLNLASCCLQCACVLVETNSLALERLVPESGLRTSELRDAFWPNVSSWLSQALQQAAGEEASVGTTEVSRVHSEHWETIAIWAARIFHSCWDDEEADGSLIQSWYRDQRQDAQATFQVLHRAAISRTHSIPVPCRLHAVGALLSVGKNPITLSSGTSFSARQEDVKFAKEDTWEPMLLDACMGVLRESLQWHESTASQLVQKLAYAHEAWKAQAQDAELEKSIISLQRRKNEPARQIARRLQQQPDNVDDSEQCEKGRGKLPVDRQDKETVYYEAEATWNQHIRGLQLALEITANLTSDAGAASYCHEDTVMTEDESSATSLDYQLTTSLLRHDVPMQLWRLLRPLTDYTLQVDSASLALVAETCGDLQSKAALCLGHVLANIPSWAPPDSLWTDLQTAVKRTTAMEGRQGLCACMVVYLRSRGYPSLQTLQPSDLQFLRSLILGHDYTPSDTVPRDAVCMMGLLLCSHQTHSAEVNEVFARTLLETNVNSGTSAILLAEILNTFMDVYGTDAHPAVFDNLNVLGFFQKSIPALKQKISIASSCSATRPEDLEVWKEAATNAARFVQYKKGYA